The following is a genomic window from Chanos chanos chromosome 1, fChaCha1.1, whole genome shotgun sequence.
TATTTGAAAtaagtggtttttgttttgtattggaaACAGATATCTAGCTTGATCTGGAGCTTCCACAGTGAGTGTAGTCAGGTACAAAGTAGAGTTTAAATGGAATATGTTGACAGCTGGCTAACTAGCTAGGTGCTAGTAGGCCATATAACGTAAACGTTACCGCCGACACACAAAACGTATCATACGAGATGTTCTCCCAAGAGCACAACGAAAATAGATTATTAGTTTGCGTATGTCCGATTCGtgacttattattattattattattattattttcgcAAGGTGACGTTCTCTCAAAGTCCCCTGGTAGCCTGGAGCCACGACATATTGGTATGCTTCTTTACCTTCTACAGAACACCCCTAACCCGTCCGAAAGAAGACAAGTGCTCCTAACGTTAGGGAATGCTGCCGCGTTTACAGTAAACCAGGTCAGTGCTCTGTTCTTGAGTGGAATGCAAGCTCGTTAGCTGTTTTGATGCGGGAGTGAATCTGTATTATTAAGGTCATGATGAGCAGTTTTTAGAAATTGATACAGACGGAAACTTGGCAGACCAGACCACAACACTTGTGTTCCTTTGCTTCTTGTTTCATCTGGTTCAGTTGCTTTCTGCACAAAATGCACCTGTTTTTTCTGCATGTCTCCTTGCACTTTTTAGGATCTTGTACGTGAATCTGGAGGGCTTCACGTTATTGCGGGTTTCCTCCCAGATCCATCGCCTGATGTCAGAGTGCAAACTCTGAATGCACTGAATAACTTGTCCATGAATGTCAGAAATCAAGAGCAGTTAAAGGTACTGCACATATGAAGTAAggcatttaaataaaactgcacTCACCCCTCATTTTCTTatgtttctgagtgttttttttttcttttcagatatATGTCCCACAGGTGTTGGAGTTGATAGAAATGTCACCTGTGAACTCTGAAATCCAGTTGGCAGCACTGAGGTTACTGACTAATCTGTCAGTCACAGATATTCACCAACATTTGATGAAAAACGCCACTAAACTCTTTTTGTCGTTGCTTGTAGTGAGCAATGAGATATTGCAGGTAACTCTCTGTATAACGTGGGTGCCTTAAATACATTTAGATGCATATTCTTCTTTAAACAAATGTGTTCATGAATCAATGCATGATTTACATTGTTATGTAGAAGTTTTACAgtacatgctgtgtgttgtattgtatttacATATCATGGTCTTTCCCCTGCAGATTCAGGTTTTGAAGGTCCTGGTCAATTTATCCTCCAATCCAGACATGATGGATGACATTGTACAAGCTcaggtaaaataaataagtgttaAGCATGTTTCTTGATGTTTTATGTTTCCTTAAAACTTCTGTTTGACCTGTCCAGTGTGCTTGTCCTCTCTTGTGTTTTGATATGACAGTTGCAGGGGTGTAAGTGTATGTGCTCTGTATAGAATGGGTGTCATAAGCATTTCAGTGTGATGTCAGCGATGATCTCCCTCATAGGCTTGTTCTTGTCTGTTCTGTCACGTGAGAATGAATTCAGTGGATGGTCTAAGTACTTGACTCATATTATACACAAATGCTGTGTCATCAGGGCAGTTTTATAAAGCAGGTGCAATCTGACCTTCTGTTTGATGTTATTGATACCTCCATTTGTTGTTATTCTGGTCCATTAAGCTGTCCTCAGCTAAAGGTTAATAATACAATGACCTGAATATTATATACGTTGCGTTTTATTCAGTACAAATGCCAAGGTCAATATACGGTCATCCACTTCTGAATACCCTGGGAAAATGGATTTCATTTCCAGAATTAATTCCCTAAATGTAGATTTACTGGAGATGACACCAGTAACAGAGCTGGTCTAAGTTGTAAAATGACTTTCTCTCAGTGGTCCTTAATTAGCCAGAGCTGAatctgtttgatgtttgtttggcagGCCCCAGCTTCGTTGGTCCTGCTTTTCGACTGCTGCACGAACACCCCTGTACTTCTTCGCCTCTTCACCTTCATCGGGAACCTCCGTGCGTGGAGGCCCTCTGCGCAGGTGGCCGAGGCTCTGCGGAGGA
Proteins encoded in this region:
- the armc10 gene encoding armadillo repeat-containing protein 10, which encodes MGDDGVVPRLGNMKALLGLIAGAGASYGLYKLVRSGSKKSEISKRSIDRSSESGFESKPLSNMAIRPGSLLAKVSDMNIISGTETTRVTDTPPSDVLSKSPGSLEPRHIGMLLYLLQNTPNPSERRQVLLTLGNAAAFTVNQDLVRESGGLHVIAGFLPDPSPDVRVQTLNALNNLSMNVRNQEQLKIYVPQVLELIEMSPVNSEIQLAALRLLTNLSVTDIHQHLMKNATKLFLSLLVVSNEILQIQVLKVLVNLSSNPDMMDDIVQAQAPASLVLLFDCCTNTPVLLRLFTFIGNLRAWRPSAQVAEALRRRSDSLYCVLLDESSQLHSRLPALLSHPDSEVKAQVAKLLT